Proteins encoded in a region of the Paenibacillus wynnii genome:
- a CDS encoding response regulator transcription factor: MKKILVIDDEAALRDLIELVLKRENFRVKTAENGSTGLAELDSFQPDLVLLDLMLPDYSGYDLCKEIIKKQAIPVIMLSAKNEIIDKVLGLELGAEDYITKPFDNRELIARIKVVLRRYENNDLKKEEDRIIYGELAFDLETKVVLKNGIPISLTAKEFKILETLLKRPGKIFTRDELLEIVWGYDFLGDSRSVDMTIMRLRKKLEEDAESPKYVKTIYGFGYQLGGDLV; this comes from the coding sequence GTGAAAAAGATACTCGTGATTGATGATGAAGCGGCCCTTAGGGACTTAATAGAGCTTGTGCTCAAAAGAGAAAACTTTCGGGTAAAAACCGCAGAAAATGGCAGTACGGGACTTGCGGAGCTGGATTCCTTTCAGCCGGATCTGGTTTTACTGGATTTAATGCTGCCAGATTACTCTGGCTATGATCTGTGCAAGGAAATTATCAAGAAACAAGCAATTCCCGTTATTATGCTGTCGGCGAAGAATGAAATTATAGATAAAGTATTGGGACTTGAGCTCGGGGCGGAGGATTATATTACCAAGCCGTTTGATAACCGGGAGCTCATAGCCAGAATCAAAGTTGTGCTTAGAAGATACGAGAATAATGATCTGAAAAAAGAAGAAGACCGGATTATCTATGGCGAACTGGCTTTTGATCTGGAAACCAAAGTGGTGCTGAAAAACGGAATCCCAATTTCGCTGACAGCCAAAGAATTTAAAATTCTGGAAACGCTGCTGAAAAGACCGGGTAAGATTTTTACAAGGGATGAGCTTCTGGAGATCGTATGGGGATATGATTTCTTGGGTGACAGCCGCAGCGTGGATATGACCATCATGCGGTTAAGAAAGAAGCTGGAAGAGGACGCTGAAAGTCCAAAGTACGTTAAGACCATTTATGGATTTGGTTACCAGCTTGGAGGTGACTTGGTCTGA
- a CDS encoding sensor histidine kinase, giving the protein MIIVSVNKAIDYFSFVTIEKQMMEKADLCELSFREILAKHEKAEGEGQVSNVPRSALETLKASGQEVRIYDSNQKLLGLAVNGIIVYDGNPLIFKGNIENALKGNYSYSVTDNKLLYFAIPIQDMYYQNIYVFEFVEDISYFYEIMNQIRYILFASAGGFLVPITLSSLFIARNTTKPIKYLLGATEKFSKQQFEQVELNRKDELGMLAAGLNRMGIQLNDYIQYQKQFVSNVSHELKTPLAAIRGFSQYLYEGDNEDKELQKIYFHLVNESDRLTLLINELLMLSRFDKAGPDEIGTEKTDLSELTGQVIADMRAKAEGKAISLEVKLEKGAFAYVNQILMSHAIANILDNAIKYSNANTHIQIETLIRQKEAVIQIRDQGIGIGEDEIAQVQERFYRARNSNEAKGSGLGLSMCKEIAEKFNGYLVIESKIDVGSTVSIVLPLV; this is encoded by the coding sequence GTGATTATTGTTTCTGTGAATAAAGCGATCGATTACTTCAGTTTTGTGACTATTGAAAAGCAAATGATGGAAAAGGCTGATTTATGTGAGTTGTCCTTTAGAGAGATACTCGCCAAGCATGAAAAAGCAGAAGGTGAGGGACAAGTCTCGAATGTGCCGAGAAGCGCTCTGGAAACGCTGAAAGCTTCAGGCCAGGAAGTGCGGATCTATGACAGTAATCAGAAGCTTCTGGGCCTCGCGGTGAATGGAATCATCGTTTATGACGGAAATCCTTTGATTTTTAAGGGGAATATTGAGAATGCGCTCAAGGGGAATTATTCTTACTCGGTCACCGATAATAAATTACTGTATTTCGCCATACCGATTCAAGATATGTATTATCAGAATATCTATGTATTCGAGTTTGTGGAGGACATCTCTTACTTTTACGAGATCATGAATCAGATCCGTTATATCTTGTTTGCCAGTGCAGGAGGCTTTCTTGTTCCGATTACTCTTTCCAGCTTATTCATTGCCCGCAATACGACAAAACCGATTAAATATCTGCTTGGGGCTACAGAAAAGTTCTCCAAACAGCAGTTCGAGCAGGTTGAATTGAACAGGAAAGATGAGCTGGGGATGCTGGCAGCGGGATTAAACCGGATGGGTATCCAATTGAATGACTATATTCAGTACCAGAAGCAGTTTGTCTCGAACGTGTCTCATGAGCTAAAAACACCGCTCGCTGCCATCCGGGGTTTCTCCCAATATTTATATGAGGGCGATAATGAGGATAAAGAGCTGCAAAAGATATATTTTCATCTTGTGAATGAATCCGACCGCCTTACCCTGCTCATCAATGAGTTATTGATGCTGTCCCGCTTTGATAAAGCAGGTCCGGATGAGATTGGCACGGAAAAGACGGATTTATCCGAATTAACCGGTCAAGTGATTGCAGATATGAGAGCCAAAGCTGAGGGCAAAGCAATATCGCTGGAAGTAAAGCTGGAAAAAGGGGCTTTTGCCTATGTAAATCAAATATTGATGTCACACGCTATTGCGAATATTCTAGATAACGCCATCAAGTATTCTAATGCCAACACTCATATACAGATTGAGACGTTGATCAGACAGAAGGAAGCCGTTATACAAATAAGGGATCAGGGCATTGGGATCGGCGAGGACGAGATTGCACAAGTTCAGGAGAGATTTTATAGAGCGAGGAATTCAAATGAAGCCAAAGGTTCGGGCCTGGGACTGTCCATGTGCAAGGAAATAGCCGAAAAATTCAATGGGTATTTGGTTATTGAGAGCAAAATTGATGTAGGAAGCACCGTTTCCATCGTTCTTCCGTTGGTGTGA